From a region of the Daphnia pulicaria isolate SC F1-1A chromosome 1, SC_F0-13Bv2, whole genome shotgun sequence genome:
- the LOC124313969 gene encoding Down syndrome cell adhesion molecule-like protein Dscam2 isoform X3: MVSLVRLAALLILLLTGGLLADNNNNNNNNNLIAPLSANQHVVRVTAAGPRFQNELPSEVTFTPDRGFTLDCPVWANPPPQINWLTSKGNGGMWTAVVTDSSSSGGGGNNLMTTSANGSLTFHEFRPEHFRPDVHAATYRCSAFNSVGRILSTPVRIRAVMLPPFEVTVENPRVGRGGTAVFRCSFPDSVRDYVTVTSWIQDNRYDIFLTSSQDGRHVMLANGELHVVGVRQGDENHLYHCRVLVQPNGQTMTSLSAGRMILIPDSAMTKMAPVMVDSVGRVRVWRGQDAVLPCVFHGYPPPKIKWYRSQTVQYGNLLLPLVTSGAGGVQRMSTESLNTHPHLLNSAVGAAGGPSGRHRLIGGTLIITSVVPEDGGRYVCSVNNSMGLVESRTELVFRDKLHVRIIEFASAAQGQQQIHSHSGPTADQHVQVVDAETSVTITCLYSGSPRPSVSWLKDGQRYLLGNSGRVYVSSASGPEDNMIQLSIASVQREDEGMYQCLAANDEGDSAQATVQLAIGAFPPHLKETFTRQILHPGSSVSLKCLASGIPPPHFTWTLDGSPLLPSVSERYFLGQQQQGQEDAGQVVAHLNISHVRVEDGGNYKCVAENRVGRVEHSASLHIYGSPYVRAMSTVVGVGGKRLELPCPVAGYPIEGITWEKDGRRLPLNGRQRLHPFNGSLTIDPLDKSSDAGLYSCEARGQNGLSARQSLQLNILVPPFWVNQQPPAEILQTVSGHSVELKCHVHGVPPPQVVWSFAKDKMADKYSPIYTSSNRTLLANQSLVISPVDVADAGFYQCEASNGVGNNINALMALQVHAPPEVHLNQDYMAVRRGSLAGTVLKCSIRGDPPLNVQWRKDSIPLDATWSQSRIVTRAQPQPPSPTAAGQLLTSELSVTNAAAADEGLYECAASNVYGEDGDAVFLQVQDVPQPPLDVRVANAAGRRIQLEWKPPAADGGNPIQEFVVFYQSPNGDIRQERTSANQLTGSIVNLQPATVYQVYMTASNSLGQSQPSLGLTVTTDEEAPEGPPLQLGATSVTSNGFTLSWAPPAAQLQNGLIQSYLVTIDSGRMLNRTVLPSSSGTSSYEYTVAGLRPNTNYMAYVQAVNNQGTGPASPSVSVKTGESAPEEAPLNVACVSLSSQSLQITWQPPRPEFRNGLLRGYRIFYEPLNEFLLFLAGTPEQTDLGQAGSSQTTTELTVFLSGLQKFSNYSIQVLAFTGSGDGVKSVPLTCTTEEDIPEMPTRLKIVQSGADSLTVSWLPHPRPTGRITHFTVYSKEIERGQDVNPQKWTAPANGPSSGRLEIRNLRPRRAIFYFQVAAVSSQAGEGPRSSTVSFTFNPTNKIVASVVSIGSDYLAARGSRLILPCTALGDTPLQISWFQDGRQLSDWLNLNPLKLGEQIQQPWIQPPPPQQPPESDETAAGLIQVLTNGSLSVGRLSDTAGGNYTCQARNRHGQDQVDYLLTVVTPPPAPQLRFAASNWSSITLQWSSNNNPAEKNNNRTRVSTPKNFIVKYRPRDSGWTEKILPAVWRSVPIGDLNCGTEYEFLLISSSRVGNSSSSNLVAAKTKGSPPEYLPVDDESDLILTPTSCTVDLIHWQDRGCPIQQFVFRFRLATDSVSEWIIAGAESPPQQTFLLGGLIPARDYAVRVTAINAAGSAQRDYTIRTPPLMDSHSRSVASGSDSLGPLFSDPRVAVPMAVSSLAILLTVVTLLLRYRYRSGGDYIRPDSRPPTGNMNVRTYADGGETPEDSNNSTLSGCQKRPPLPMDSCGLSDYGGADQVSPYAVFPSLMSSGGKNSSSQFSSSRRMKTFVVDGSKDSLPVEMSNYAPPPPSMIRRMQQQPEEEPTYDYIAPCATSAAAGRSNKQLTSNPQSVFVPIIPARSTWNQQQQQQHYGPTRHGGHSSSPHYHGDWNNQETLALSQRL; this comes from the exons atggTTTCACTCGTCCGTTTGGCCGCTTTGCTGATCCTCCTCCTGACCG GTGGACTGCtggccgacaacaacaacaacaacaacaacaacaacctgatTGCTCCTTTGTCGGCCAATCAACACGTCGTCCGTGTGACCGCCGCCGGCCCtcgatttcaaaatgaattgcCGTCAGAGGTCACGTTCACTCCCGACCGAGGATTCACGCTCGACTGTCCCGTCTGGGCCAATCCGCCACCTCAAATCAATTGGCTCACATCAAaag gaaacGGCGGAATGTGGACTGCAGTCGTGacggattcttcttcttccggcgGAGGCGGCAACAATTTGATGACGACGTCAGCCAACGGCAGTTTGACTTTTCACGAATTCCGGCCGGAGCATTTCCGTCCGGATGTACACGCCGCCACTTACAGGTGCTCGGCCTTCAATTCCGTCGGTCGCATCCTCTCCACTCCCGTCCGCATCCGCGCag tgaTGTTGCCGCCATTCGAAGTGACGGTGGAGAATCCGCGAGTGGGTCGTGGCGGAACGGCCGTTTTCCGTTGCTCCTTTCCCGATTCCGTCCGCGATTACGTCACAGTCACGTCGTGGATCCAGGACAATCGATACGACATTTTCCTCACGTCCAGTCAAG ACGGACGTCACGTGATGTTGGCCAACGGTGAACTGCACGTGGTGGGCGTCCGTCAAGGAGACGAGAATCATTTGTACCACTGCCGGGTATTGGTCCAGCCCAACGGGCAAACGATGACCAGTTTGTCGGCCGGCCGAATGATCCTCATCCcag ATTCGGCCATGACCAAAATGGCGCCCGTCATGGTGGACAGCGTTGGCCGGGTGAGAGTTTGGCGCGGGCAAGATGCCGTCCTTCCCTGCGTCTTCCACGGTTACCCGCCTCCTAAAATCAA GTGGTACAGGAGTCAGACGGTTCAATACGGCAatttgctgctgccgctggtcACTTCCGGCGCCGGAGGAGTCCAGCGGATGTCGACCGAGTCGCTCAACACTCATCCGCACCTCCTGAACTCGGCGGTGGGAGCCGCGGGCGGTCCGTCGGGGCGTCACCGTTTAATTGGCGGCACTTTGATCATCACCTCGGTCGTGCCGGAAGATGGCGGACGCTACGTTTGTTCCGTCAACAATTCCATGGGACTGGTCGAGTCCAGGACAGAGCTCGTCTTCCGCGACAAGTTGCACGTCCGCATCATCGAATTCGCATCCGCCGCCCAGGGGCAGCAGCAAATCCATTCGCATTCCGGACCAACGGCCGACCAACACGTCCAGGTCGTCGACGCAGAGACTTCCGTCACCATCACCTGCCTCTATTCCGGAAGTCCCAG GCCGTCGGTGAGTTGGTTAAAGGACGGGCAGAGATATTTACTGGGCAATAGTGGGCGGGTGTATGTGTCATCTGCTTCCGGGCCGGAAGACAACATGATCCAGCTATCGATCGCCTCCGTCCAACGGGAGGACGAGGGAATGTACCAGTGCCTGGCCGCCAACGACGAAGGCGATTCGGCCCAGGCGACGGTCCAGTTGGCCATCGGGGCCTTTCCTCCGCACTTGAAGGAAACGTTCACCCGACAGATTTTGCATCCGGGCAGTTCGGTGTCGCTGAAATGTTTGGCCTCGGGCATTCCTCCGCCGCATTTCACCTGGACCCTGGACGGCTCTCCGCTCCTGCCCAGCGTCTCTGAGCGCTACTTcctgggccagcagcagcagggtcAAGAGGACGCCGGCCAAGTGGTGGCCCATCTCAACATAAGTCACGTCCGCGTCGAAGACGGTGGCAATTACAAA TGCGTGGCGGAGAATCGAGTGGGTCGAGTGGAACATTCGGCCAGTCTCCACATTTACG ggTCGCCGTATGTGCGGGCGATGAGTACCGTGGTCGGAGTGGGTGGCAAACGACTGGAATTGCCTTGCCCGGTGGCCGGCTACCCCATTGAAGGCATCACATGGGAAAAAG ATGGGCGGCGTTTACCACTGAACGGGCGGCAGCGATTGCATCCGTTCAACGGGAGTTTGACGATCGATCCGCTGGACAAGAGCAGCGACGCCGGCCTCTACAGCTGCGAGGCCCGCGGACAGAACGGCCTCTCGGCCCGCCAGTCACTTCAACTCAACATCCTCG TCCCGCCTTTCTGGGTGAATCAACAGCCGCCGGCCGAAATCCTTCAGACCGTCAGTGGCCACAGCGTCGAACTTAAATGTCACGTCCACGGCGTCCCACCACCTCAAGTCGTTTGGTCTTTCGCCAAAG atAAAATGGCCGACAAGTATTCGCCGATTTACACCAGTTCCAACCGGACCCTACTGGCCAATCAGAGTCTCGTCATCAGTCCGGTGGATGTGGCGGATGCTGGATTCTATCAGTGCGAGGCGTCCAACGGAGTCGGCAACAACATTAATGCCCTCATGGCCCTCCAAGTTCAtg cTCCGCCGGAAGTGCATTTGAATCAGGATTACATGGCAGTAAGAAGAGGATCATTAGCCGGAACAGTTTTGAAATGTTCCATCCGGGGAGATCCGCCGTTGAACGTCCAGTGGCGCAAGGATTCCATTCCGCTGGATGCGACCTGGTCTCAATCGCGGATCGTCACCCGAGCCCAGCCGCAGCCGCCCTCTCCGACTGCCGCCGGCCAATTGCTGACGAGCGAATTGAGCGTGACCAATGCGGCTGCGGCGGATGAGGGACTTTACGAATGCGCCGCTTCCAACGTTTACGGAGAGGATGGCGACGCCGTTTTCCTCCAAGTCCAGGACGTTCCGCAACCGCCGCTAGATGTCAGGGTGGCCAATGCCGCCGGAAGGAGGATCCAGCTCGAGTGGAAACCTCCAGCGGCCGACGGAGGCAATCCCATCCAGGAATTCGTCGTCTTCTACCAGTCGCCaa ATGGCGACATCCGGCAGGAACGAACTTCGGCCAATCAATTGACGGGCTCCATCGTCAACTTGCAGCCGGCCACCGTCTACCAAGTTTACATGACGGCCTCCAATTCGCTGGGCCAGAGTCAGCCCAGTCTGGGACTGACGGTCACGACGGATGAAGAGGCCCCGGAAGGTCCGCCCCTCCAGCTGGGCGCCACTTCCGTCACATCCAACGGTTTCACGCTCAGCTGGGCACCGCCGGCCGCCCAACTCCAAAACGGACTGATTCAAAGTTACTTGGTGACGATCGATTCCGGCCGGATGCTCAATCGGACCGTTTTGCCGTCGTCGTCCGGCACCAGCAGCTACGAGTACACGGTAGCCGGACTCAGACCCAACACCAATTACATGGCCTACGTCCAGGCCGTCAATAACCAGGGAACCGGACCGGCCAGCCCATCCGTTTCGGTCAAAACCGGCGAATCCGCGCCGGAAGAAGCTCCGCTCAACGTCGCCTGCGTCTCACTCAGCTCGCAGAGTCTGCAAATCACTTGGCAGCCGCCGCGTCCGGAATTCCGCAACGGATTGCTGCGCGGCTACCGCATCTTTTACGAGCCGCTCAATGAATTCCTCCTGTTCCTCGCCGGAACGCCGGAACAAACGGATCTCGGCCAGGCTGGATCGTCTCAAACCACCACGGAATTGACCGTTTTCCTATCGGGACTTCAGAAATTCTCCAATTACAGCATAcaa gtACTGGCTTTTACTGGATCCGGCGACGGAGTGAAGAGTGTCCCACTGACGTGCACGACGGAAGAAGACATTCCGGAAATGCCGACTCGATTGAAAATCGTCCAGAGCGGAGCGGACAGTTTGACGGTCAGTTGGTTGCCGCATCCGCGCCCGACCGGCCGGATCACGCACTTTACCGTTTACAGCAAAGAGATTGAACGCGGCCAGGACGTCAATCCGCAAAAATGGACGGCGCCAGCCAACGGCCCGTCGTCCGGCCGCTTGGAAATCCGCAATTTGAGACCGAGACGGGCCATTTTCTACTTCCAAGTGGCGGCCGTCAGCAGCCAGGCCGGCGAGGGTCCACGCAGTTCGACCGTCAGTTTCACTTTCAATCCGACCAACAAAATCGTCGCTTCCGTCGTATCCATCGGCTCAGATTACTTGGCGGCCCGCGGCTCCCGGCTGATCCTTCCGTGCACGGCCCTGGGCGACACGCCCTTGCAAATCAGTTGGTTCCAGGACGGACGCCAACTCAGCGACTGGCTCAATTTGAATCCGTTGAAACTGGGCGAGCAGATCCAGCAGCCCTGGATCCAACCACCTCCGCCGCAACAGCCACCGGAATCCGACGAAACGGCCGCTGGATTGATTCAAGTCCTCACCAACGGATCCTTGTCCGTCGGCCGGCTGAGCGACACCGCCGGAGGCAATTACACCTGCCAGGCCCGCAACCGACACGGCCAGGATCAGGTGGATTATCTCCTGACTGTCGTCACTCCTCCGCCGGCCCCTCAACTCCGTTTCGCCGCATCCAACTGGTCATCCATCACTTTGCAGTGGTCCAGCAATAACAATCCGGcggagaaaaacaacaaccggaCCAGAGTGTCGACGCCCAAGAATTTCATCGTCAAATATCGGCCCAGAGATTCCGGATGGACGGAAAAAATTCTTCCGGCCGTTTGGAGATCCGTCCCCATCGGCGATCTCAATTGCGGAACGGAATACGAATTCCTGCTCATCTCATCCAGCCGGGTGGGCAATAGTTCGTCCAGCAATTTGGTGGCGGCCAAAACCAAAGGATCTCCGCCGGAATATTTGCCCGTCGACGACGAATCGGATTTGATTTTGACTCCAACTTCCTGCACGGTCGATCTGATCCATTGGCAGGATCGCGGATGTCCGATCCAGCAATTCGTCTTCCGCTTCCGGCTGGCCACCGATTCCGTCAGCGAATGGATCATCGCCGGTGCGGAATCGCCACCCCAGCAGACGTTCCTCCTCGGCGGATTGATTCCGGCTCGCGATTACGCCGTCCGCGTCACGGCCATCAACGCGGCCGGATCGGCCCAGAGGGACTACACCATCCGGACGCCTCCGCTGATGGATTCGCACAGCAGATCGGTGGCATCCGGCAGCGACAGTTTGGGCCCCTTGTTCTCCGATCCTCGGGTGGCCGTCCCCATGGCCGTCTCGTCGCTGGCCATCCTGTTGACGGTCGTGACGCTTTTACTCCGCTATCGCTACCGATCCGGTGGCGATTACATCCGCCCGGATTCCCGGCCGCCGACCGGCAACATGAACGTTCGCACCTACGCCGATGGAGGCGAGACGCCGGaagacagcaacaacagcacctTGTCCGGCTGCCAGAAGCGTCCGCCACTTCCGATGGATTCGTGCGGATTGAGCGACTACGGCGGAGCGGATCAAGTTTCCCCCTACGCCGTTTTTCCCAGTTTGATGTCATCCGGCGGAAAAAATTCTTCCAGTCAATTCTCTTCCAGCCGCCGGATGAAGACGTTTGTCGTCGACGGATCCAAAGATTCGCTTCCGGTCGAGATGAGTAATTACGCTCCGCCCCCTCCTTCCATGATCCGGcggatgcagcagcagccggaagAAGAACCGACCTACGATTACATCGCCCCTTGCGCAACATCCGCCGCTGCCGGAAGAAGCAACAAGCAATTGACGAGTAATCCGCAATCGGTATTCGTTCCCATCATTCCGGCGCGGAGTACGtggaaccagcagcagcagcagcagcactacgGGCCAACTCGTCACGGCGGCCATTCGTCGTCTCCGCATTACCACGGCGACTGGAACAATCAAGAAACTTTGGCGCTCAGCCAACGTCTCTAA